The sequence below is a genomic window from Humulus lupulus chromosome 3, drHumLupu1.1, whole genome shotgun sequence.
ttcaattctctataatcaatacacattcgcatcgtcccatcctttttcttcacaaatagcaccggagctccccatggtgaaaaactaggcctgataaactttttatccaggagttcttgcaactgtatctttaattcctttagttctgctggtgccattctataaggtgccttgGACACAGGGGCTGTACCAGGAAGTagctcaatcacaaattcaatttctctgtctggaggcaatcccggtaaatcttctggaaatacttctAAGAAATCTCTAACTACTGGTACATCTTCCGGTTTTAACTTTTGCTCCTTAtacgtgtcaaccacactggcgagATAACCCACACATCCACTTTCCAACAGTCGCCTGGCCTTCATAGCAGAAATTAATGGAATGCAACTTTTTGATGTCGCTCCAGTAAACATAAACTCATCTTCCTCTGAAGGCTTAAATATCACTgttttccttctacaatcaatagtggcattatactttgaaagccaatccatacccaaaatcacctCATAATCGGCCATCTCTAACATTATTAGATCAGcatataattccctaccatcaatgcAAATAGGAACCCCCCTCAACCAATGAGTAGAATACAGAATCTCTCCAgatggtaacattgtactaaaaactTCTGACAATTTTTCACACGATCTACCCAACCTTTTTACATATGTCAATGATGCAAATGAATGCGTGGCACCTGAATCTATTAATGCATGAGTGAGAATACCAGATGCAAAAATATCACCTGACACAACAGAGTTGTTGGTATCAGCATCAGCCTGAGTAATCGTGAACACCCTAGCATTTGTCCTCTGAGGTTCATCCTTCATTTGTTGGTTCTTCATCAATGGACAATCTTTGATAAAATGATCCCCCTTGCCACATTTGAAGCAGCTCTTAGTTAGAAGCCTGCACTCCCCGAAATGATTCTTTCCACAAGTTTGACATCGTGGCATTTGTTGGAATCCAGGTTGCCTGTTTTGCTGACCTCCTTTAAATTTCTTATTCTGTCCTTGTCTAAATTGGAAATTCTGGGCCCCTCTTTTGTTGTCATTGTGAAAGCGGCTTTGTTCTTTGTTGAATGGAGTGTCTCTACGAGGCATGCTAGTAGCAGCTTTagattttgttattttttcttctctgtgttcagctctcaaagctttctccacAGCCTGAGCATAAGAAAGAGGCCCTGTACGTCCCATATCTACATCTCTAGCCAATTCTGGTTGTAGACCCTCCAGGAAGCGATTCACTCTACTAGTTTCAGTGTTAACcaagtctggtgcaaacttggctaaccggTCAAATGTCCTGGCGTACTCAGCCACTGATAGATTCCCCTGTTGCAATCTAGTGAACTCACTTACTTTGGCAGTCAACACAGCTTCATTATAAAACTTCTCATTGAAGACCAGTTCAAATTCTGCCCAAGTCATCTGATTCACTTCTCTAGTCTGCttaaccacttcccaccagatcttAGCATCCTTTTTAAGTGTATGTGCAGCACAAGAAACTTTTTCCCTGTCACTTAGTTGCATGAACTCAAAGATGTCTTCTAAAGAACTCTTCCAGTCTTGTGCGTCAAGTGGGTCAGTGCTACCTTCAAATACTGGTGGGCGTTGTTTTCGGAACCGTTCATATAATGGTTCCATGGGGTGCACTGCAGGTGGAGCTTGTGGAGGTGGAGCTTGTGGAGGTGTTGGAGTTTCAGTAGGTGGTGTTGGTGCTTGCCTTTGTCGTTGTTCTGCTAACAACTTCTCAATTTGTTCAGCCTGTCTATTCACCACCGCTCGAAGTTGAGCCATTTCTTGTTCATATTTATTGCTGCAAGAGCCTTCAGTAGCCCCCATTCCATGTTCATGATCCATCTGTGTTATTATATATCTTTTAAGACAAAATGTCCATAACTTATGTCATTTAGCCAATAAAGCACATGATGCATGCAACCAGCACATAATAAATGCACACATAAAACTTACAGATGAACTGAGCATTATCCTTTCCTCAATGTGTACATATGAACGGTCTACAAGAACATTTTAACCATggcgctctgataccaacttgtaacaccctcacttattttagttaaaaaccatatttgaggtgttacgttttaaaactatatcataatttatttctgcggaagtctggacatttttttttttttttaacttgaaaacttatttcacattatttacattaaacataaagtgtgtctcaaacatattatacataagtattaaataacccaatttattttcaaaacataacttcacactttattacaaacatctcactgataactgaaataacccacaaaaaggtcgatgtgttcatatgtacaaatcagggtcaggaccatgcttacccgatcgagcgtagcgcacttatgctaagctcgttttgactttgcatcaataccactgattatgtatacctcccatcaagaattgatctaatggttctaaaaccatttttacatcatcaatgagaccttaatcatacctcgattacatttggtaaatccataaatactcaattttacaccgaaatactagtaatcgacattgtactattttccactacttaacctattttgccttctatatctcactttcaacacttaattccatgccttgtccatatttttcatactttcttatatcttgagcacatcaaacatccataaaagacaactcaaatgccacaaggttaataatattgagcatacatatagacatcacatacacaacttttatacttatacatgaaaacacttataagaatatgcatatgctcaaattatacatattgtatgatatgtaatgcaatgcaatcatgtgattattggctatatatatcaaaataatgtgggtgctacagttacaacttggtatcaaagcgagccaaggtttatgattcctggagattgaccaaacatgtacgctcgttgtcagtgacaagcttgactcagggttggttggtaaagactgaattatatgtttgattatgtgcttaaatgccttgtttgcctgcttattttatatagagcatgatgaatgagttaacatatgcatgatgccagggcatggctggttgagtgttatatgctatttgtatgttatgtggattgttgttatggttggctgatgtgattgggaggtggttttggatgttgttatcatgcttgatgagcggcgtcattgattgcaggcatattattgagatgcctcgacaatcatcgagactccgcggcagtagggccaaggatgacaaccagggtcaggaccctccatctgccccacagaattggcaacaaatgtttgctgaaatggaagcaagactgcaacgaacagaggaagaacttcaacAGTTAAGGCAGCAGGCCTCTCCTCAGGCCTCTGGGTTGTCAGTTTAGCAGGCTGTGGCGCTAGCCAGTGCTTGTTCAACCTGTTAtagagaacaggtgggaacctttgtatgagaggttcaggaagcagcatcctcccaccttcgagggtggaccaggcCCACTGtaggtagagcagtggatgaatatgatttcctccatcttcgattttatgagggtggtagggaacgaaagggtagcttgtgctagctacatgttcagagaatatgtctgcatctggtgggatgtagtgactcagatgAGGAATGTGGcagctatgacttgggaagagttcaaaaacatctttaacgagaaatattacagtgttccAGTTCGAGCCACGatggttgacgagttcatcaacctgactcaaaacCCGTTGaccgttactgagtatgcccttaAATTTGAacggttggcgaagttcgcgccGGATTTGGTGATGAATGATGCAGCAAGAAGGGATAgatttgtgcgggggttgaatgttatgatcgcccgtgatgtgaagattaccttggacccagagactactacttattcCCAGGTCATgaacaaggcccttacagctgaggaggctgaggatcagatatggagagagagcacAGTTAGGCACGATGCTAGGaagacggtgcctccttttgttggatccaaccagggtagtggctctagtgagcagaagagaaaggccccaaattcttttgttcctcctagttcggataggagggcatggggtgcttttGGTGGCCATCAGGGtgggggtgacaactggaggagttttccagtgtgtcctcagtgcagacgtcgacaccagggtgagtgcaggatcagggcctgctttatctgtgggagtgccaatcatctgaagaagaactgcccacaagctaggaaagaggggccgaagcagggcgacagtcttgctcctgccagagtgttcaccttgactcagactgaggcggaggctagcccctcggttccTCTGCCTCAGTTgtgacatgtcagatttctagtgatggttcttcttatactgcattgtttgatttgagagctactcattcatttgtgtctgctagagtgatagatcagctgtgtaaaCCTAATGTTTTGTATGTTAGGGGTTTTCAGAccttgttgccgactggggaactggtagtctctaggagatggattagagcattgccagtagagatagacgatagggagttgtctgttgatctgattgagttggtgatggatgacttcaatatgattctaggaatggattggttatcgaagtatggggcgaaaattgactgcaagcgcaaaatggtgacttttgaaccagaaggggaggtaccctttgtatttgtggggacagttaggggaccgcgggtacctatgattttagccctgaaggctagagacttgatgcaggaaggttgcataggatacCTAGCGaatattgtggatacctctagggttgtgtcagttggaccaagtgagaccagattagtatgtgagtttcgcgacttatttccagcagacctgccaCGGTTGCCGCCAcaacgggagattgagtttgttatagagttggcgccaggggcagagccagtatctaggacaccttacagaatggctccagcaaaattgaaggagttaaagattctgttgcaggagttactggatttgagGTTCATCAGATTGAGTTTcctgccatggggtgctccagtgttgtttgtcaagaagaaggatggatctcttaggatgtgtattgattacagggagctaaacaagttgaccattaagaataagtatccactacctaaGATCGATGATTTATTTCACCAACTACAgtgaaagacagtgttttccaagattgatctccggtcaggttactatcagttaaggatcaaagaagaggacataccaaagaccgctttccgcacgagggatggacactatgaattcctggttatgtcctttagattaaccaatgccccagcagcttttatggacatgatgaatagagttttcaaggactacttggacaagttcgtgattgtgtttatcgacaacattctggtgtactcttagtcagagacagagcatgggTAGCATCTACATTTGGTATTgtagcggttgagggagcataggttatatgctaagttcaacaagtgcgagttttggctaccgcaagtcacgcttctaggccatattgttagtaaggaggggattttggttgacccaagtaagattgaggcagtgagagattggcctagaccgaggaGTGTTCCAGAagtaaggagttttctgggattgacagggtattatcggcggtttgttgaggggttctccaggatagctacgtcCTTGACTGAATTAacgaggaagaagactaagtatgcttggtcagacaggtgtgagaacagtttcaaggaactgaagcggcgTCTGATTACCGTGCCAATATTGAGTCTACCGACAGAttatgagaagtttgtggttcactgtgacgcttccagaca
It includes:
- the LOC133823644 gene encoding uncharacterized protein LOC133823644; translation: MDHEHGMGATEGSCSNKYEQEMAQLRAVVNRQAEQIEKLLAEQRQRQAPTPPTETPTPPQAPPPQAPPAVHPMEPLYERFRKQRPPVFEGSTDPLDAQDWKSSLEDIFEFMQLSDREKVSCAAHTLKKDAKIWWEVVKQTREVNQMTWAEFELVFNEKFYNEAVLTAKVSEFTRLQQGNLSVAEYARTFDRLAKFAPDLVNTETSRVNRFLEGLQPELARDVDMGRTGPLSYAQAVEKALRAEHREEKITKSKAATSMPRRDTPFNKEQSRFHNDNKRGAQNFQFRQGQNKKFKGGQQNRQPGFQQMPRCQTCGKNHFGECRLLTKSCFKCGKGDHFIKDCPLMKNQQMKDEPQRTNARVFTITQADADTNNSVVSGDIFASGILTHALIDSGATHSFASLTYVKRLGRSCEKLSEVFSTMLPSGEILYSTHWLRGVPICIDGRELYADLIMLEMADYEVILGMDWLSKYNATIDCRRKTVIFKPSEEDEFMFTGATSKSCIPLISAMKARRLLESGCVGYLASVVDTYKEQKLKPEDVPVVRDFLEVFPEDLPGLPPDREIEFVIELLPGTAPVSKAPYRMAPAELKELKIQLQELLDKKFIRPSFSPWGAPVLFVKKKDGTMRMCIDYRELNKLTIKNKYPLPRIDDLFDQLQGRGVFSKIDLRSGYHQLKIREEDVPKTAFRTRYGHYEFLVMPFGLTNAPAAFMDLMNRVFKDYLDKFVIVFIDDILVYSRSQEEHEEHLRLTLEKLKEKQLYAKFKKCEFWLEKVAFLGHIVSKDGIAVDPSKIEAVSKWNRPTIVSEVRSFLGLAGYYRRFVEGFSKIAMPLTQLTRKNHKFEWTEACEKSFQDLKQRLVSAPVLTIPSGSGGLVIYSDASKQVADALSRKSHGNVSFLRKLTRPLQEDMCRAEIEVITGRLSVMTIQSTLLERIKQGQCEDPYLVEQKGELESGKVNEFSVSCNGMLKFKERVCVPNNEELKREILTEAHNTLYSKPAGLLQPIRIPEWKWEEITMDFVVGLPKTSKQHDAIWVIVDRYTKSAHFLPVRMTYTMDQWAELYVQEVVRLHGVPVSIISDRDARFTSLFWESLQRALGTKLKFTTLSCNDWCSTV